From a single Ailuropoda melanoleuca isolate Jingjing chromosome 12, ASM200744v2, whole genome shotgun sequence genomic region:
- the NAE1 gene encoding NEDD8-activating enzyme E1 regulatory subunit isoform X3 has product MEFLQELNNDVSGSFVEESPENLLDNDPSFFCRFTIVVATQLPESTLLRLADVLWNSQIPLLICRTYGLVGYMRIIIKEHPVIESHPDNALEDLRLDKPFPELREHFQSYDLDHMEKKDHSHTPWIVIIAKYLAQWYSETNGRVPKTYKEKEDFRDLIRQGILKNENGAPEDEENFEEAIKNVNTALNTTQIPSSIEDIFNDDHCINITKQTPSFWILARALKEFVAKEGQGNLPVRGTIPDMIADSSKYIKLQNVYREKAKKDAAAVGNHVAKLLQSIGQAPESISEKELKLLCTNSAFLRVVRCRSLAEEYGLDTINKEEITSSMDNPDNEIVLYLMLRAVDRFHKQHGRYPGVSNYQVEEDIGKLKSCLNGFLQEYGLSVMVKDDYVHEFCRYGAAEPHTIAAFLGGAAAQEVIKIITKQFVIFNNTYIYSGMSQTSATFQL; this is encoded by the exons ATGGAATTCTTACAAGAATTAAATAACGATGTCTCTGGGAGTTTTGTGGAAgag AGTCCAGAAAACCTTCTAGACAATGATCCTTCATTTTTCTGTAGGTTTACCATTGTGGTTGCAACTCAGCTTCCTGAAAG TACATTACTACGTTTAGCGGATGTCCTCTGGAATTCACAAATACCTCTTTTGATCTGTAGGACATATGGACTAGTTGGTTACATGAGGATCATTATAAAAGAACATCCAG taaTAGAATCTCATCCAGATAATGCATTAGAGGATCTACGACTGGATAAACCATTTCCTGAACTGAGAGAACATTTTCAGTCTTATGATTTGGATCATATGGAAAAAAAG gacCATAGCCACACTCCATGGATTGTGATCATTGCCAAATATTTAGCACAGTGGTATAGTGAa ACAAATGGACGAGTACCTAAAAcgtataaagaaaaagaagacttcaGAGATTTGATTAGACAAG GAAttctaaagaatgaaaatggggCTCCGGAAGATGAAGAGAATTTTGaagaagctattaaaaatgtgaaCACAGCACTAAATACAACTCAG ATTCCAAGCAGTATTGAAGATATATTTAATGATGATCACTGCATAAATATCACCAAACAG aCTCCATCATTTTGGATTTTAGCTCGTGCCTTAAAAGAATTTGTGGCCAAAGAGGGTCAGGGAAATTTACCTGTTCGAGGCACAATTCCTGATATGATTGCAGATTCAAGCAAATACATAAAGCTGCAAAATGT TTACcgtgaaaaagcaaagaaagatgcTGCTGCTGTGGGTAATCATGTTGCCAAATTGTTGCAGTCTATCGGCCAG GCACCAGAGTCcatttcagagaaagaattaaaattactCT GCACCAATTCTGCATTTCTTCGAGTAGTAAGATGTCGATCCTTAGCTGAAGAATATGGCTTGGATACAATTAACAAGGAGGAAATAA cttccAGCATGGACAATCCAGATAATGAGATagtattatatttaatgttaCGGGCTGTTGATAGATTTCATAAACAACATGGTCGATATCCAG gGGTATCTAACTACCAAGTTGAAGAAGATATAGGAAAGCTGAAGTCTTGTCTCAATGGCTTCCTTCAGGAATATGGATTATCTGTAATGGTGAAAGATGATTATGTCCATGAATT TTGCCGATACGGAGCTGCTGAGCCACACACCATTGCTGCGTTCTTAGGGG GAGCTGCTGCTCAGGAGGTTATCAAAATAATCACCAAacaatttgtcatttttaataatacttaCATTTATAGTGGCATGTCACAAACTTCAGCAACTTTCCAGTTGTAG